A portion of the Nitrospira sp. genome contains these proteins:
- a CDS encoding LuxR C-terminal-related transcriptional regulator, translating to MKSVLRRKVEPVAEEIDLGMLTPRQRDILRLVSVGHTNREIASVLRISVRTVEVHRFNLMRRLNVRNVAQLLRRALQLGLLSKSFGK from the coding sequence ATGAAAAGTGTGTTGCGTCGTAAAGTCGAGCCGGTCGCAGAAGAGATCGATCTCGGAATGCTCACTCCGCGTCAGCGGGACATACTTCGGCTGGTTTCCGTCGGTCATACCAATCGTGAAATCGCCTCCGTGCTGCGGATCAGCGTCCGCACCGTCGAAGTTCACCGATTCAATCTGATGCGCCGCCTGAACGTCAGAAACGTCGCCCAACTTCTCAGACGAGCGCTCCAACTCGGCTTGCTCTCCAAGTCGTTCGGCAAATAA
- a CDS encoding dihydroorotate oxidase, whose amino-acid sequence MDLSTTIAGIKFAGCFMNASGALCVTREELSALGRSHAGAIVTKSMTVEPRQGNPSPRYYGFPGGSINSMGLPNLGYRAYAELIPDLKRFGKPVIASVAGLAEDDFPIIAEVINAAGPDLIEVNLSCPNIPGKPQIGYDAEASERLMKRVRKIVTVPMGVKLPPYFDPAHHMLMGNVIGRCGVDFLNLINSVGNGLVVDAETETVVIKPKGGFGGLGGAIIKPVALANVRAFWKHFNGRMPIIGTGGIMNGRDAFEHLLCGASAVQVGTVLVDEGIDVFARLEKELAAALRDKGYQSIAECRGRLKEL is encoded by the coding sequence ATGGATTTGTCGACGACGATTGCGGGGATCAAGTTTGCCGGTTGCTTCATGAACGCATCCGGTGCGTTATGCGTGACGCGGGAGGAATTGTCGGCGTTGGGACGGTCGCACGCCGGGGCGATCGTCACAAAATCTATGACGGTGGAGCCTCGCCAGGGCAACCCGTCGCCGCGGTATTACGGGTTCCCGGGCGGTTCGATCAATTCAATGGGGCTGCCCAATCTCGGCTATCGCGCCTATGCCGAGTTGATTCCGGACTTGAAGCGGTTCGGCAAGCCGGTCATCGCCAGCGTGGCAGGTCTGGCCGAAGACGACTTCCCAATCATCGCAGAGGTCATCAATGCCGCCGGGCCGGATTTGATCGAAGTGAATCTGTCCTGTCCGAATATCCCGGGTAAACCGCAGATCGGCTACGACGCCGAGGCGTCCGAGCGTTTGATGAAGCGCGTGAGAAAGATTGTGACGGTTCCGATGGGGGTGAAACTGCCCCCGTATTTCGATCCGGCGCATCATATGCTGATGGGAAACGTGATCGGTCGTTGCGGCGTGGATTTTCTGAATCTCATCAATTCAGTCGGGAACGGGCTCGTCGTCGATGCCGAGACCGAAACCGTCGTCATCAAGCCGAAGGGCGGGTTCGGAGGGTTAGGCGGCGCCATTATCAAACCGGTTGCGCTGGCGAACGTCCGGGCCTTCTGGAAGCATTTCAACGGACGCATGCCGATCATCGGCACGGGCGGCATCATGAACGGGAGGGATGCGTTCGAGCACCTGCTCTGCGGCGCCTCGGCCGTGCAAGTCGGCACCGTGTTGGTCGATGAAGGCATCGACGTGTTCGCACGCTTGGAGAAGGAACTCGCGGCCGCCCTTCGCGATAAGGGCTATCAGTCGATAGCGGAGTGCCGCGGAAGACTCAAGGAACTTTGA
- a CDS encoding ABC transporter ATP-binding protein has translation MMLRLDQVSKIYQRGSTSITGVNRVSLEVAAGEFCAFIGPSGCGKSTLLNLVAGLDCPTLGEIILNGRATGRFSSDDWTKVRREEIGIVFQAFHLIPGLSAEENVAFPLLLRGERGGTMRKRVEEVLSLVGMSHRRRHRPGELSGGEQQRIAIARAVVHGPKLVMADEPTGNLDSQQGAAVVDLLRTLADQDRRTVLLATHSREAAGAADYVWIMRDGRLVERTAPNLLLLGR, from the coding sequence ATGATGCTCAGGCTTGATCAGGTTTCGAAGATCTATCAGCGCGGATCCACCTCCATCACCGGGGTGAATCGGGTCAGCTTGGAGGTGGCGGCGGGAGAATTTTGCGCGTTCATCGGACCGAGCGGGTGCGGTAAAAGCACGTTGCTCAACCTGGTTGCCGGTCTGGACTGCCCTACGCTTGGGGAGATCATTCTGAACGGGCGAGCGACCGGACGTTTTTCATCCGATGATTGGACGAAGGTCAGGCGGGAGGAGATTGGAATTGTCTTCCAAGCATTTCATCTGATTCCTGGACTGTCCGCCGAAGAGAACGTGGCCTTTCCGCTGCTGTTGAGAGGCGAGCGGGGCGGAACGATGCGAAAGCGTGTTGAAGAGGTGCTCAGTCTCGTCGGAATGAGCCATCGTCGCCGCCACCGTCCCGGGGAATTGTCCGGAGGAGAGCAGCAGCGCATCGCCATTGCACGAGCCGTCGTGCATGGCCCCAAGCTGGTTATGGCTGATGAGCCGACGGGCAATCTGGATTCGCAGCAGGGGGCGGCCGTCGTCGATCTCCTCAGGACGCTGGCCGATCAGGATCGCCGGACCGTCCTTCTGGCGACCCACAGTCGCGAGGCCGCGGGCGCGGCGGACTATGTGTGGATCATGAGGGACGGCCGTCTGGTCGAGCGGACCGCGCCGAACCTCCTTCTCTTGGGGCGGTAG
- a CDS encoding ComF family protein: MFRTGFLSLCRQAVRFIVPVDCLTCGARLQGDPVPEFCRHCWELIVPLKGPSCALCNQPFVSQAAVSFSPDHHCQDCLDYRPAFTRAWTLYPYLPPLREAICAFKYRGKVGLAKPLARLMIDALPSGLEVDLILPVPLHPSRLRSREFNQSLLLADQLARHLNLPVSIGGLTRVQATDPQTTLPRNMRLKNVRRAFSVPRPHMVAGRRILLIDDVFTTGATLHECAAVLSASGAQSVLALTLARTIGPLFVPDRRFVEEPAQPFSVLGL; the protein is encoded by the coding sequence ATGTTCCGAACCGGCTTCCTCAGCCTCTGCCGCCAGGCGGTGCGGTTCATCGTTCCGGTCGATTGCCTGACTTGCGGCGCACGTTTGCAGGGCGATCCCGTCCCGGAATTCTGTCGGCACTGTTGGGAGTTGATCGTACCATTGAAAGGGCCGAGCTGCGCTCTCTGTAACCAGCCCTTCGTCTCGCAGGCCGCCGTCTCATTCTCGCCGGATCATCACTGCCAAGACTGTCTGGATTACCGACCCGCCTTCACGAGGGCCTGGACGCTCTATCCCTACCTTCCTCCGCTGCGGGAAGCCATTTGCGCATTCAAGTATCGAGGGAAAGTCGGATTGGCCAAGCCCTTGGCGCGTCTGATGATCGACGCCCTACCCTCGGGTCTCGAGGTCGATCTCATTCTGCCGGTCCCCTTGCATCCGAGCCGGTTGCGAAGCCGGGAATTCAATCAATCCTTGCTCCTTGCGGACCAACTGGCACGGCATCTCAATCTGCCGGTATCGATCGGCGGACTCACGCGGGTGCAGGCCACCGACCCTCAAACCACGTTGCCTCGGAATATGCGACTGAAGAATGTGCGGCGCGCGTTTTCGGTACCCAGGCCCCACATGGTCGCCGGTCGCCGAATCCTGCTGATCGACGATGTCTTTACGACCGGCGCGACGCTCCACGAATGTGCGGCAGTCCTGTCGGCGTCCGGAGCGCAATCCGTCCTCGCTCTGACGCTTGCCCGCACGATTGGTCCGTTGTTCGTTCCGGATCGCCGCTTCGTGGAGGAGCCGGCTCAACCTTTCTCGGTTCTGGGACTGTAG
- a CDS encoding zinc ribbon domain-containing protein → MPLYEYLCLDCRRRTTVLQLSITNPRPVSCDSCGSARLSRLMSRFASPKSEEARLESLADPNTLGDLDESDPESMQRFMKKMGDEMGEDFGEDPSGALEAADESSPNLDDIGGQ, encoded by the coding sequence ATGCCGTTGTACGAATATCTGTGCCTCGACTGCCGGCGTCGCACCACCGTGCTTCAACTGAGCATCACCAATCCTAGACCGGTCTCGTGCGATTCTTGCGGGAGCGCCAGGCTCTCGCGTCTGATGTCCCGTTTTGCGTCACCGAAATCCGAGGAGGCCAGGCTCGAATCCCTTGCGGACCCGAATACCTTAGGCGACCTTGACGAAAGCGACCCCGAGAGCATGCAGCGGTTCATGAAGAAGATGGGCGACGAAATGGGTGAGGATTTCGGAGAGGATCCGTCGGGTGCCCTGGAAGCTGCCGATGAATCCTCGCCGAATCTGGACGATATTGGCGGGCAATGA
- a CDS encoding helix-turn-helix domain-containing protein, translating to MAGSSKSELMTAEETCRYLKITQRTLYRYLQSRRIPAFKLGNQWRFVRSDLEQWIRSRVRTPFND from the coding sequence ATGGCTGGGAGTTCCAAGAGCGAGTTGATGACGGCGGAAGAGACCTGCCGATATCTCAAGATCACCCAGCGAACGCTCTATCGCTACCTCCAGAGCCGTCGGATTCCCGCCTTCAAGCTGGGCAACCAGTGGCGATTCGTACGGTCCGATCTCGAACAGTGGATTCGGAGTCGAGTCAGAACGCCGTTCAACGACTAA
- a CDS encoding RusA family crossover junction endodeoxyribonuclease codes for MAPSAKLRFGVISAAACREADGVALVLPVPPSVNHQYATVRGRRLLSAAGRTYKAQVGDLVLLMLSKRSNRAALLSRLQSNTLVLSIRFYFRSPLRRDVDGGLKIAQDALCEGLGINDNRIVETHLYKDVDKLNPRIEVSLTAAAPTGSSLDPVTSYS; via the coding sequence ATGGCTCCATCCGCGAAACTGCGCTTCGGAGTGATCTCCGCGGCAGCGTGCCGCGAGGCCGACGGCGTGGCACTTGTGCTGCCTGTACCTCCCAGCGTGAACCATCAGTATGCCACCGTGCGTGGCCGTCGCCTCCTTTCCGCGGCAGGACGCACATACAAGGCCCAAGTCGGAGACCTTGTGCTGCTCATGCTCTCCAAGCGCTCCAACCGTGCGGCACTGCTGTCGCGGCTTCAATCGAATACGCTCGTTCTTTCGATACGGTTTTACTTTAGGTCGCCGTTACGTCGTGACGTCGACGGCGGGTTGAAAATCGCTCAAGACGCGCTGTGCGAGGGGCTCGGCATCAACGACAACCGTATCGTCGAAACTCATCTCTACAAAGACGTCGACAAGCTCAACCCGCGAATCGAGGTGTCGCTGACCGCCGCCGCACCGACCGGCAGCTCGCTCGATCCCGTCACAAGCTACTCGTAG
- a CDS encoding ABC transporter permease: MSAFIWLTILTALRVLRRNRLRTALTMLGIVIGVGAVIAMVSIGDGARRAVQRQIATMGTNVIIIWPGVTTVSGVRGSQGGAVTLTVADALDLKKKIPLLSDTAWAKRDVMQIVNGNRNWNGSINGVSPSYLTIRDWSFTSGGPFTQADLDSAARVALIGRTVAENLFDPGEEPVGAVIRIKNVPFRVIGVLASKGQSAQGSDQDDVIFIPFTTAERKVFGTLFLGSVGGIFASTERVDDLPEAVEEIREVIRMRHRIQGEQADDFTIRTQVDIGKVQQGTSQTLTVMLFAIASVSLLVGGIGIMNILLVSVTERTREIGVRMAVGATRRHIVGQFLIEAMTLSLLGGALGIVFGVTGAKLTTVIAGWPTIVSGSVIGVAFVFSLVIGLFFGLYPAVKAARLNPIDALRYE; this comes from the coding sequence ATGTCGGCATTCATCTGGTTAACGATTCTGACGGCGCTGAGAGTCCTGAGGCGAAATCGCCTGCGGACGGCCTTGACCATGCTGGGAATCGTGATCGGAGTGGGGGCGGTCATCGCCATGGTCAGCATCGGGGATGGAGCCCGGCGTGCGGTCCAGAGACAGATCGCCACGATGGGCACGAACGTCATCATCATCTGGCCCGGGGTTACGACGGTTAGCGGTGTGAGGGGAAGCCAAGGGGGTGCCGTCACCCTGACGGTGGCGGATGCCCTGGATCTCAAGAAGAAAATCCCGTTGCTGTCGGATACGGCGTGGGCCAAACGGGACGTGATGCAGATCGTCAACGGCAACCGGAATTGGAACGGCTCCATCAACGGCGTGTCCCCGAGCTATCTGACCATCAGAGACTGGTCGTTTACCAGCGGCGGGCCGTTTACGCAGGCCGACCTCGACAGCGCGGCTCGGGTGGCGCTGATCGGGCGGACGGTGGCGGAAAATCTCTTTGATCCGGGAGAGGAGCCGGTCGGCGCCGTCATCCGCATCAAGAACGTGCCGTTTCGGGTGATCGGCGTGCTTGCGTCGAAGGGACAATCTGCCCAGGGTTCGGATCAAGACGATGTGATCTTCATCCCGTTCACGACGGCGGAGCGGAAGGTGTTCGGCACGCTGTTTCTGGGCTCGGTGGGAGGAATCTTCGCGTCCACCGAGCGGGTCGATGATCTTCCGGAGGCGGTCGAAGAGATTCGTGAAGTCATCCGCATGCGCCATCGCATACAGGGCGAACAGGCCGACGATTTCACGATCCGCACGCAGGTGGACATTGGAAAGGTCCAACAGGGGACGAGCCAAACGCTGACGGTGATGTTGTTCGCCATCGCGTCCGTTTCCCTTCTGGTCGGAGGGATCGGCATCATGAACATCCTACTGGTTTCGGTGACCGAACGAACCAGGGAAATCGGCGTGCGCATGGCGGTCGGCGCCACACGGCGCCACATCGTCGGGCAGTTCTTGATCGAAGCCATGACGTTGAGCCTGCTCGGCGGCGCGCTGGGGATCGTGTTCGGGGTGACGGGGGCGAAATTGACTACGGTGATCGCCGGATGGCCGACCATCGTGTCCGGGTCCGTGATAGGGGTCGCGTTTGTGTTTTCGCTCGTCATCGGATTGTTTTTCGGCCTCTATCCTGCCGTCAAGGCCGCGCGTTTGAATCCGATCGACGCGTTGCGCTACGAGTAG
- a CDS encoding ABC transporter ATP-binding protein: MTPLITCRDIWKVYRVGEVQVEALRGVDLTIERGEFVAVMGSSGSGKSTLMNILGCLDQPTNGSYAFDGAEVAHLRQDRLAEIRNRQIGFVFQSFNLIPRTSSLENAQLPLFYRGLPLKEQRRQAAEALRRVGLSGREHHFPTQLSGGQQQRVAIARALVTSPALLLADEPTGNLDTQSSEEIMAILQGLNREGMTVVVVTHEPDIAAHASREIVMTDGRVVSDRTRRTQAPIMGL, translated from the coding sequence ATGACTCCACTGATCACCTGCCGCGACATCTGGAAGGTGTACCGGGTCGGCGAGGTCCAGGTCGAGGCGCTTCGTGGCGTGGACCTCACGATCGAGCGCGGCGAATTCGTCGCCGTCATGGGCTCGTCCGGATCGGGTAAGTCCACGCTCATGAACATTCTGGGTTGCCTCGATCAGCCGACGAACGGCAGTTATGCGTTCGACGGCGCCGAAGTCGCACACCTGCGTCAGGACCGGTTGGCTGAGATCCGCAACCGACAGATCGGATTCGTCTTCCAAAGTTTCAATCTTATACCGAGAACCAGTTCCCTGGAAAACGCTCAGCTGCCGTTGTTTTATCGAGGACTCCCGCTCAAGGAGCAGCGCCGACAGGCTGCGGAAGCGCTTCGGCGGGTCGGGTTAAGCGGGCGGGAGCACCACTTTCCGACTCAACTCTCCGGTGGCCAACAGCAGCGGGTCGCCATCGCGCGGGCGCTGGTGACGTCACCGGCCCTTCTGCTGGCCGATGAGCCGACGGGCAACCTCGACACCCAATCCAGCGAGGAGATCATGGCGATTCTGCAGGGGCTCAATCGCGAGGGCATGACGGTCGTCGTGGTGACCCATGAACCGGACATCGCGGCTCATGCGTCTCGGGAGATCGTCATGACGGACGGCCGGGTCGTGAGTGACCGAACGAGGCGAACGCAGGCGCCGATCATGGGGCTTTAG
- a CDS encoding efflux RND transporter periplasmic adaptor subunit — translation MRRLVLIAAVLAVGLVIGGYVFFNGERKPPIRYRAASVERGTVVSLVTATGTIAPVVSVQVGTQVSGMIKSLHADFNSVVKAGDIVAVIDPEPFRARRDQAASNLEMARATIARARTEQAQRRRELDRTKSLLAQQFVSQNDVDVALTNAQGADAQVSVATAQVKQAEAALNAAELDLKYTVIRSPVNGVVVARNVEVGQTVAASFATPNLFLIALDLTQMEVDTNVSESDIGGITEGKDATFTVDAYPSVPFSGTIRQVRIAPINVQNVVTYNVVVGVDNKDLRLKPGMTANVSIVVAQRENVLKIPNAALRFMPPKSELATSGPVTGGGRVAAAGGAGGRPSRFIWQERENGELASVPVQGGISDGLWTELISGDLAEGEAVIVGIEQPRGDRQVSDLPPGFGPPQRRQSRERGM, via the coding sequence ATGCGCCGGCTTGTTCTGATTGCCGCAGTATTGGCCGTCGGGCTGGTCATCGGCGGCTATGTGTTCTTCAACGGTGAGCGCAAGCCGCCTATTCGGTACCGTGCAGCGTCGGTTGAGCGAGGAACGGTCGTCTCGCTGGTCACCGCTACTGGAACGATCGCCCCGGTCGTGTCGGTTCAAGTCGGCACACAGGTATCCGGCATGATCAAAAGCCTGCACGCCGATTTCAATTCCGTGGTCAAGGCCGGGGACATCGTGGCGGTGATCGATCCCGAACCGTTTCGAGCCCGTCGGGATCAGGCCGCCAGCAATCTTGAAATGGCGAGAGCGACCATCGCGCGAGCGAGGACGGAGCAGGCGCAGCGTCGCCGCGAGTTGGACCGGACGAAATCGTTGCTGGCCCAGCAATTCGTGTCGCAGAACGATGTGGACGTCGCGCTGACGAACGCGCAGGGAGCCGATGCCCAGGTGAGTGTCGCAACGGCGCAAGTGAAGCAGGCAGAAGCCGCGCTCAATGCCGCGGAACTGGATCTCAAGTACACGGTCATCCGATCACCGGTCAACGGCGTCGTTGTGGCCAGAAATGTCGAAGTCGGCCAGACCGTTGCCGCGAGTTTCGCCACGCCGAACCTGTTTTTGATCGCCCTCGACCTGACGCAGATGGAGGTGGACACGAACGTGAGCGAGTCGGATATCGGCGGCATCACGGAAGGAAAAGACGCGACGTTCACCGTCGATGCGTATCCGAGCGTTCCCTTTTCCGGCACCATCAGGCAGGTGCGCATCGCGCCGATCAACGTGCAGAACGTCGTCACCTACAACGTCGTGGTCGGCGTGGACAACAAGGATTTGCGGCTCAAACCCGGGATGACGGCGAACGTGTCGATCGTCGTAGCTCAACGTGAAAATGTGCTCAAGATCCCGAACGCGGCGCTCCGGTTCATGCCTCCGAAATCGGAACTGGCGACCAGCGGTCCGGTGACCGGCGGCGGCCGAGTCGCAGCCGCAGGAGGTGCGGGGGGCAGGCCTTCCCGGTTCATCTGGCAGGAGCGTGAAAACGGCGAGCTGGCCTCGGTCCCGGTCCAGGGCGGCATATCGGACGGCCTGTGGACGGAACTCATCTCAGGAGACCTTGCCGAAGGGGAGGCAGTGATCGTCGGGATCGAGCAGCCCCGCGGAGACCGGCAGGTCAGCGATCTGCCGCCGGGGTTCGGCCCTCCGCAGCGTCGCCAGTCTCGCGAACGAGGCATGTAG
- a CDS encoding helix-hairpin-helix domain-containing protein, with protein MRSVWMTAIVAAGAFSIMGCVVSDRKYQEAVAEGDAAKTELATMRTQKSALEQQVKTLKELNVKFGNEAQAAHDELERIQHSRDKERGSIEARTKELEDRVKQLTAQNRAMKSEYEDAKRHNETLKSLVARYQKELKERSVTSSLAPSAATSPAMVPAPMPPSAAAIPSAGTGLMNVNKASAGDMVLVLGISKEMADRIVMNRPYKVKGELVAKNVVPKETFDSIRERISVSP; from the coding sequence ATGAGGTCAGTGTGGATGACGGCGATTGTCGCAGCGGGGGCGTTCTCGATTATGGGCTGTGTCGTCAGCGACCGCAAGTACCAGGAGGCGGTGGCCGAAGGCGATGCCGCTAAGACTGAATTGGCCACGATGCGAACGCAGAAGAGCGCGTTGGAGCAACAGGTCAAGACGCTGAAGGAATTGAACGTCAAATTCGGCAACGAAGCCCAGGCCGCCCACGACGAATTGGAGCGCATACAGCACAGCCGGGACAAGGAACGGGGAAGCATCGAAGCGCGGACCAAGGAGCTCGAGGACCGCGTCAAGCAGTTGACCGCCCAGAATCGGGCTATGAAATCGGAATATGAGGACGCCAAGCGGCACAATGAAACGTTGAAGTCCTTGGTCGCACGCTATCAGAAGGAGCTCAAGGAACGGAGCGTCACCAGCTCCTTGGCACCCTCTGCCGCCACGTCGCCGGCAATGGTTCCGGCTCCGATGCCGCCATCCGCCGCTGCGATCCCGTCGGCCGGGACAGGGCTGATGAACGTCAATAAGGCGTCGGCGGGTGATATGGTGCTGGTGCTGGGCATTTCGAAGGAGATGGCCGACCGAATCGTCATGAATCGTCCCTACAAGGTCAAGGGCGAGTTAGTCGCGAAGAACGTCGTACCGAAGGAAACCTTCGATTCGATCAGGGAGCGTATCAGCGTCAGCCCCTAG
- a CDS encoding undecaprenyl-diphosphate phosphatase, with the protein MNEWGPALAVILGIVEGLTEFLPVSSTGHLILVGHALGFTGDLAANAEISIQLGAILAVVAYEREKLKLLVTRAFEEQADLRQRMVGGISDQALRISTSMTTHPHLWFLIGLGAAFLPAGLAGFITHGWIKANLFSPQTVGITSILGGLIILVVESRSKPAAVHQLEKVGLRDAVFVGLAQCASLVPGMSRSGSTIIGGLLVGLDRKVATEYSFFLALPTLIVATCYQIWKSRGVFHQEDYVALAIGLAVSFLVAWIVIAAFLSFVKHHTLRPFAYYRIVMGLVVLYIFGL; encoded by the coding sequence ATGAATGAATGGGGTCCCGCCCTGGCGGTGATTCTCGGTATTGTCGAAGGGCTCACGGAGTTTCTCCCGGTCTCCTCGACCGGCCATCTCATTCTCGTGGGGCATGCGCTGGGATTTACCGGCGACCTGGCGGCCAACGCGGAGATTTCCATCCAGTTGGGCGCCATCCTCGCCGTCGTGGCATACGAGCGTGAAAAACTCAAGCTGCTGGTCACGCGCGCGTTCGAGGAACAAGCCGATCTTCGGCAGCGGATGGTCGGTGGCATATCGGATCAAGCCCTGCGGATCTCAACGTCGATGACTACGCATCCGCATTTGTGGTTTCTTATCGGCCTGGGTGCCGCCTTCCTGCCGGCGGGCCTTGCCGGCTTTATCACGCACGGATGGATCAAGGCTAATTTGTTCAGCCCCCAAACGGTCGGCATCACGTCGATCCTGGGAGGACTGATCATTCTCGTCGTGGAGTCGCGCTCCAAGCCGGCAGCCGTTCACCAATTGGAGAAAGTCGGCCTGCGCGACGCCGTCTTCGTTGGATTGGCTCAGTGTGCCTCGCTCGTTCCCGGCATGTCGCGCTCGGGTTCGACGATCATCGGAGGTTTGCTCGTAGGCCTTGACCGTAAGGTCGCTACGGAGTACTCGTTTTTTCTGGCGCTCCCGACGTTGATCGTCGCGACCTGCTATCAGATCTGGAAATCACGAGGAGTCTTTCATCAAGAGGACTACGTCGCCTTGGCGATCGGGCTCGCCGTTTCTTTCCTGGTTGCCTGGATCGTGATCGCGGCCTTTCTCTCCTTCGTCAAGCACCATACGCTGCGCCCGTTTGCCTATTACAGAATCGTCATGGGACTCGTCGTCCTCTACATCTTTGGTCTGTAA
- a CDS encoding DUF2024 family protein has translation MTDTVHVFDAKVRGKQGPLHFDVMTTDESAALRLAKRYLEELGEGDVSVTVNECRFCHSEPLLMFSTEQQRQFHEQGGFIVPLTE, from the coding sequence ATGACGGATACGGTCCACGTGTTCGACGCCAAAGTGCGCGGAAAGCAGGGCCCCCTCCATTTCGACGTCATGACGACCGACGAGTCGGCCGCACTCAGGCTGGCAAAGCGCTATCTGGAGGAATTGGGAGAGGGAGACGTCTCGGTGACGGTGAATGAGTGCCGGTTCTGCCACAGCGAGCCGCTGCTCATGTTTTCAACGGAACAGCAGCGCCAGTTTCACGAACAGGGCGGATTCATCGTCCCCCTTACGGAATAG
- the lspA gene encoding signal peptidase II — protein MNSTALRYGGLGLLGFVIVLVDQVTKYWIMQSMRLHESIVVIPNLFSITYIRNPGAAFGLLASSSNAFRMVFFGVTSLFALGLLGTILARLPEKDWIGQVSIAGILGGAIGNLIDRLRFGEVIDFLDVYVEMYHWPAFNVADSAISIGVICLIMHFAFERKETPLPAPDPPPTSLSS, from the coding sequence GTGAACTCAACCGCGCTCCGGTACGGAGGGCTGGGTCTGCTCGGATTCGTGATCGTACTGGTCGATCAGGTGACGAAATATTGGATTATGCAGTCCATGCGGTTGCACGAATCCATCGTGGTCATTCCCAACCTGTTCAGCATTACCTACATTCGAAATCCGGGGGCCGCGTTCGGCTTGCTGGCCAGCAGCAGCAACGCGTTTCGCATGGTCTTCTTCGGGGTAACGTCCCTGTTTGCGTTGGGGCTGCTGGGGACGATTCTGGCCCGGCTGCCCGAGAAAGATTGGATCGGACAGGTGAGCATCGCGGGGATTCTCGGAGGGGCGATCGGAAATTTGATCGATCGGCTACGGTTCGGCGAGGTGATCGACTTTCTGGACGTGTATGTCGAGATGTACCATTGGCCGGCGTTCAACGTGGCCGATTCCGCCATCAGCATCGGGGTTATCTGCTTGATCATGCATTTTGCGTTCGAGCGAAAAGAGACGCCGCTGCCCGCGCCTGATCCTCCTCCGACCTCCCTGTCCTCCTAG